A single genomic interval of Chitinophaga sp. 180180018-3 harbors:
- a CDS encoding 6-bladed beta-propeller gives MERRKFIQASALATASFYISRDLFASSKGPVYGHNNMKYVLDTKWGTLDSSRYPVKDCHEMVQDKKGRIILLTNETKNNILVYNKSGKLLENWGHEFPGAHGLTLTNENGTEYLFITDTEKHQVYKTTMDGKILMTIDYPAETGVYKKKEEFVPTETTVADNGDFYIADGYGAQYVMRYDRNGKLLAYFGGRGAGDEHLDNAHGICVDHRKGEPTLIVTDRTRNCFKRFNMDGKLLEVIALPGACVCRAVIKGDHLYAAVLRSPNMDVNGSGFVTVLDKDNKVVSNIGGTAPTYSNGVLQPMQQAEKIFVHPHDVCVDNDENLYVAQWNAGKVYPYKLRRV, from the coding sequence ATGGAAAGAAGAAAATTCATACAGGCTTCCGCGTTAGCAACCGCATCATTTTATATCTCCCGGGATCTTTTTGCCTCCTCCAAAGGCCCGGTGTACGGCCATAACAATATGAAGTATGTGTTGGATACGAAATGGGGCACGCTCGACAGCAGCCGTTATCCGGTAAAAGACTGTCATGAAATGGTGCAGGACAAAAAAGGAAGGATCATTCTGCTGACAAATGAGACCAAAAACAACATATTGGTGTATAACAAATCAGGCAAACTGCTCGAAAACTGGGGCCATGAATTCCCTGGTGCACACGGCCTGACATTGACGAATGAAAACGGCACCGAATACCTGTTTATTACAGATACAGAAAAACATCAGGTATATAAAACCACTATGGATGGAAAAATCCTGATGACGATCGATTATCCTGCTGAAACAGGCGTGTATAAGAAGAAAGAAGAGTTTGTACCTACAGAAACTACAGTGGCTGATAACGGCGATTTCTATATAGCAGATGGTTACGGTGCGCAATACGTTATGCGCTATGACCGGAATGGTAAACTGCTGGCTTACTTCGGAGGAAGAGGAGCGGGTGATGAGCATCTGGACAATGCGCACGGCATTTGTGTGGATCACAGAAAAGGCGAACCAACGCTGATTGTCACTGACCGCACACGGAACTGCTTTAAACGGTTCAATATGGATGGAAAGTTGTTGGAAGTGATTGCACTGCCGGGTGCCTGCGTATGCCGGGCTGTCATCAAAGGAGATCACCTGTATGCAGCCGTTTTGAGATCACCCAATATGGATGTAAACGGCAGCGGCTTTGTTACCGTGCTGGATAAAGACAACAAAGTGGTGTCTAACATTGGCGGCACGGCCCCTACCTACAGTAACGGCGTATTGCAGCCCATGCAGCAGGCAGAGAAGATATTTGTACATCCGCATGATGTATGTGTTGATAATGATGAGAACCTGTATGTGGCACAATGGAATGCAGGTAAAGTGTATCCTTATAAACTAAGGAGGGTATAA
- a CDS encoding c-type cytochrome domain-containing protein, giving the protein MEVKRNARWQQVGESLLFVLNIFILFLLVFHDKVILPPWLQVLGRMHPLVLHFPIVILLLAGILSFVRLPEPGAEQWKKQLTKVLLLTGALSAAVTVIMGLFLSGEEGYHGSGTLQWHKWSGVIMCWLASGWYWFGQSLESPMAQRISAVGVAVLLLVTGHLGADITHGENYVLAPVTPARKGIDVPLDKALVYDHLIKPVLEEKCLSCHNAGKAKGELAMELPQQLLKGGRNGKLFVAGKPEMSLLIERLHLPLDAKKHMPPAGRPQLTPEELDLLYYWIKDGADFKTRVAALPARDSLRLIAASMLRPAAAPVYDFGAADEKLVQQLNNNYRVIYPIALHAAPLIVNFYNKDQFNGKWITELLPLKKQIIEMHLQKMPVQDADLNTISQFTSLRTLNLSFTNVKGQTLSALTKLPHLESLSLSGTPVTLQQLQVLKQVASLKELYLWNTSLTAADLDNVQKTFAQVNVIKGFQNNGNQLLKLNQPQLLNTALVFRDQMQLLLRHPVRGVDIHYTTDGSMPDSVNSPVFKDSLLLAANTVVKAIACKNGWYASDPVQFSFYRSAYRPDSMRLITQPSGTYTGEGAKTLCDGLKGGTDQGNGKWLGYNKDPMEALMLFQQPVPLKSVTIGILRNIGGYIFPPEKVEVWGGTDPAHLRLLKKVVPAAGKKDDPAASLDVECSFPEARVSCVKLVLVPVAKLPEWHPGKGGKGWVFADEVLFN; this is encoded by the coding sequence ATGGAGGTGAAACGAAACGCCCGGTGGCAGCAGGTGGGTGAAAGCCTGTTGTTTGTCCTGAATATATTTATCCTTTTTTTGCTGGTCTTTCATGATAAAGTGATACTGCCGCCCTGGTTACAGGTACTGGGGCGTATGCATCCGCTGGTATTGCATTTTCCAATAGTTATACTATTGCTGGCGGGTATTTTATCTTTTGTGAGACTACCTGAACCCGGTGCAGAACAATGGAAAAAGCAACTCACGAAAGTACTGCTACTGACAGGTGCACTCAGTGCAGCCGTTACCGTTATAATGGGTCTTTTTCTGTCGGGAGAGGAAGGTTATCACGGAAGCGGAACGCTGCAGTGGCATAAATGGAGCGGCGTGATCATGTGCTGGCTGGCATCCGGCTGGTACTGGTTCGGTCAGTCGCTGGAAAGCCCCATGGCACAGCGGATCAGTGCGGTAGGAGTAGCCGTATTACTGCTGGTAACCGGTCATTTGGGCGCGGATATCACGCACGGGGAAAACTACGTACTTGCACCGGTAACGCCTGCACGAAAGGGTATTGATGTACCGTTAGACAAGGCCCTGGTGTATGACCATCTTATAAAACCAGTACTGGAAGAAAAATGTTTAAGCTGCCACAACGCCGGAAAGGCAAAGGGAGAGCTGGCGATGGAGCTGCCGCAACAGCTGCTGAAAGGAGGGAGGAACGGTAAGCTCTTTGTGGCGGGCAAACCGGAAATGAGCCTGCTGATAGAACGGCTTCACCTGCCACTGGATGCAAAAAAGCACATGCCACCGGCAGGCCGGCCGCAACTTACACCCGAAGAACTGGATCTTTTGTATTACTGGATCAAAGACGGAGCAGACTTTAAAACCAGGGTGGCAGCATTGCCTGCGCGCGACAGCCTGCGGTTGATAGCCGCATCGATGCTGAGGCCGGCGGCCGCACCCGTATACGATTTTGGCGCAGCTGATGAGAAACTTGTTCAACAGCTGAATAATAATTACAGGGTTATTTATCCGATTGCTTTACATGCCGCACCACTGATAGTAAATTTCTACAATAAAGATCAGTTCAATGGCAAGTGGATCACTGAATTACTGCCGCTTAAAAAACAGATCATTGAAATGCATCTGCAGAAAATGCCGGTGCAGGATGCAGATCTGAATACCATCTCTCAGTTTACCTCTTTAAGGACCCTTAACCTCAGTTTTACTAACGTAAAAGGGCAAACGCTGTCGGCCCTTACGAAGTTACCGCACCTGGAAAGCCTTTCTCTTTCCGGTACTCCGGTAACGCTGCAGCAGCTGCAGGTATTAAAACAGGTGGCATCGCTGAAAGAGCTGTACCTGTGGAATACTTCACTGACGGCGGCCGACCTCGACAATGTGCAGAAAACATTTGCGCAGGTGAACGTTATCAAAGGGTTTCAGAACAATGGCAACCAGTTGCTGAAATTGAATCAACCACAGTTGCTGAATACTGCACTCGTATTCCGTGATCAGATGCAATTGCTGCTCCGGCATCCGGTACGGGGTGTGGATATACATTATACTACTGACGGATCGATGCCGGATAGCGTAAATTCACCGGTGTTTAAAGACAGCCTGTTACTGGCTGCCAATACCGTGGTGAAAGCTATCGCATGTAAAAACGGCTGGTATGCCAGCGATCCGGTGCAATTCAGCTTTTACCGGTCGGCCTACCGGCCCGATAGCATGCGGCTGATCACGCAGCCCAGCGGAACCTACACCGGTGAAGGAGCGAAAACGCTTTGCGATGGGCTGAAGGGCGGAACAGATCAGGGAAATGGAAAGTGGCTTGGTTACAACAAAGACCCGATGGAAGCCCTGATGTTATTTCAACAACCGGTACCGCTGAAGTCTGTTACCATAGGTATCCTGAGAAATATCGGCGGGTATATTTTCCCACCGGAAAAAGTGGAGGTATGGGGAGGTACAGATCCGGCGCATTTGAGACTGTTGAAGAAAGTAGTGCCGGCTGCCGGGAAAAAAGATGACCCTGCAGCGTCGCTCGACGTAGAGTGTTCATTCCCCGAAGCGCGTGTATCCTGCGTGAAGCTGGTATTGGTGCCGGTAGCGAAACTGCCTGAGTGGCATCCCGGAAAAGGAGGGAAGGGATGGGTGTTTGCGGATGAGGTGTTGTTTAACTAG